From a single Bacillus pseudomycoides DSM 12442 genomic region:
- a CDS encoding penicillin-binding transpeptidase domain-containing protein, whose translation MKKIWILLFFCFTFILVGCNKGETSEQAFETYIKLWNDKKFADMYDQLSKHAKESISKKEFTEKNEKIYEGIGVENLKIKREKVSKDKKESKVILFTVSMDTAGGEISFSHEATLVKEKDGDKKSWKINWTPDFIFPGMKKNYKVRLQTEQGKRGEIYDRNGKGLVVNGKATEVGIIPEKLGDTATQTKETIAQLLNMSIEEVDQKLTAKWIKPDSYVPIGILPEGRTQSDYISLEGVSSRPVKVRTYPLGEAAAHLTGYIGEVNAEELKLLQKKGYQADDLVGKTGLEKVLENKLRGEKGGRVFMEDENGKEIKNLAKTEARDGENVTLTIDASIQEKIYNEMKNEAGSSAAINPKTGETIALVSSPAYNPNIIVRGASKAQREVWNNDLKNPMINRFTQAVVPGSVFKTITGAIGLEANVINPTEEFKIEGLKWTKDSSWGNYYVTRVKDASPIDFDKAMKYSDNIYFAQQALKIGKDQYESMLKKFGFHEKLPIEYEFPISIIAKDGIKNDIQLADTGYGQGQVLMTPLHLALTYAPIVNEGNIPSPHLIQKEVKNWKENVISKESQRILKSALIKVINDSDGAGKIARIDDMTLAGKTGTAELKESKEADGKELGWFAAFDANAPDMIVTMMIEDVKGRGGSNVPG comes from the coding sequence TTGAAAAAAATATGGATACTACTTTTCTTTTGTTTCACATTTATATTGGTAGGATGCAATAAAGGCGAAACTTCAGAACAAGCATTTGAAACATATATAAAATTATGGAATGACAAAAAATTTGCAGATATGTATGATCAACTGTCAAAACACGCAAAAGAATCCATTTCAAAAAAAGAATTTACAGAGAAAAATGAAAAAATTTACGAAGGTATTGGAGTTGAGAATTTAAAAATTAAAAGAGAGAAAGTAAGTAAAGATAAAAAGGAAAGTAAGGTCATTCTTTTTACCGTAAGTATGGATACAGCAGGAGGAGAAATTTCTTTTTCACATGAAGCAACACTTGTGAAAGAAAAAGATGGAGATAAGAAGTCTTGGAAAATAAATTGGACCCCAGACTTTATCTTTCCAGGGATGAAAAAAAATTATAAAGTCCGTCTGCAGACAGAGCAAGGAAAACGCGGTGAAATATATGATCGAAATGGAAAAGGGCTTGTAGTGAATGGAAAGGCAACTGAGGTTGGAATTATTCCAGAAAAATTAGGAGATACTGCAACACAAACGAAAGAAACAATAGCGCAATTACTTAATATGTCTATCGAAGAAGTCGATCAGAAGCTTACAGCGAAATGGATTAAACCAGATTCCTATGTACCAATTGGTATTTTACCAGAAGGACGAACACAAAGTGATTATATTTCGTTGGAAGGTGTTTCGTCTCGTCCGGTAAAAGTCCGTACATATCCATTAGGGGAAGCGGCAGCACACTTAACGGGATATATAGGAGAAGTAAATGCAGAAGAGTTAAAATTGCTTCAGAAAAAAGGATATCAAGCGGATGATTTAGTAGGTAAGACAGGATTAGAAAAAGTCTTAGAAAATAAATTGCGCGGTGAAAAGGGTGGACGCGTATTTATGGAAGATGAGAACGGAAAAGAGATTAAAAACTTAGCAAAAACAGAAGCAAGGGATGGAGAGAATGTTACATTAACAATTGATGCCTCAATTCAAGAAAAAATCTATAATGAAATGAAAAATGAGGCAGGATCTAGTGCAGCGATTAATCCAAAGACGGGTGAAACAATTGCCCTTGTAAGTAGTCCAGCTTATAATCCAAATATAATAGTTAGAGGGGCATCAAAAGCGCAACGTGAAGTATGGAATAATGATTTGAAAAATCCAATGATAAACCGTTTCACACAGGCAGTTGTACCAGGATCTGTATTTAAAACAATTACAGGGGCAATCGGTTTGGAAGCAAACGTTATAAATCCAACGGAAGAGTTTAAAATTGAAGGATTAAAGTGGACAAAAGATTCATCATGGGGAAATTATTATGTAACACGTGTGAAAGATGCTAGTCCAATTGATTTCGATAAGGCAATGAAGTACTCTGACAATATTTATTTTGCACAACAAGCTTTAAAAATAGGAAAAGATCAGTATGAAAGCATGCTTAAGAAGTTCGGATTTCATGAAAAATTGCCGATTGAATACGAATTTCCTATTTCAATCATTGCAAAAGATGGGATAAAAAACGATATTCAACTGGCAGATACAGGATACGGTCAAGGACAAGTATTAATGACACCTCTTCATTTAGCTTTAACATATGCACCGATTGTAAATGAAGGGAATATTCCATCTCCACATCTGATACAAAAAGAAGTGAAGAATTGGAAAGAGAATGTGATTTCTAAAGAAAGTCAAAGAATATTAAAAAGTGCGTTAATAAAAGTAATTAATGATTCCGATGGTGCCGGGAAAATTGCTAGGATTGATGATATGACTCTTGCTGGTAAAACAGGTACGGCAGAACTAAAAGAATCAAAAGAAGCAGATGGAAAAGAACTCGGATGGTTTGCAGCTTTCGATGCAAATGCGCCGGATATGATTGTTACAATGATGATTGAAGATGTGAAAGGAAGAGGGGGGAGTAATGTTCCAGGT